The Nitriliruptor alkaliphilus DSM 45188 genome includes a region encoding these proteins:
- a CDS encoding DUF1116 domain-containing protein, with product MTDPAAVPALGQLLDGPPRVVTAGVELFETTLRNQGVQVVPTDWRPPVEADLAGPLAAIAADPRTASANTTALERITSAEPHWVGIRSAREAVGIETGQFLHAGPPITWERASGPMRGALIAAMLYEGMADTPEEAAAIGERGDLELSPCHHHGAVGPMAGVVAPSMPMFAIENGPFGNTAYCTLNEGLGKVLRYGAYSPEVIERLRWMQDVLGPALTAAIGQLGSLDLRAIITQALQMGDELHNRNRAASAMIVREVVPPLLEAGIDNRDLADVVRFVNGNEHFFLNLGMPAAKAAMDPVRDIPGCTVVVAMARNGTDFGVQVSGTGDRWFTGPAEVPDGLFLGDYTAEDANPDIGDSTIMETAGVGGFAMAAAPAIVRFVGGEAGDALDATREMYGITLGEHPHYQVPILEFRGTPVGIDVARIARTGILPFVNTGIAGKVAGTGQVGAGLVSPPMDAFVDAVRALAEVAEPAEV from the coding sequence GTGACCGATCCCGCAGCCGTCCCCGCCCTCGGCCAGCTGCTCGACGGCCCGCCACGCGTCGTCACCGCTGGCGTCGAGCTGTTCGAGACCACCCTGCGGAACCAGGGCGTCCAGGTCGTGCCCACCGACTGGCGCCCGCCGGTCGAGGCCGATCTCGCCGGACCGCTGGCCGCCATCGCCGCGGATCCGCGGACCGCGTCCGCCAACACCACGGCGCTCGAGCGCATCACCTCGGCCGAACCGCACTGGGTGGGCATCCGCAGCGCTCGTGAGGCGGTCGGGATCGAGACCGGCCAGTTCCTGCACGCCGGGCCACCGATCACCTGGGAGCGCGCGTCCGGTCCCATGCGCGGTGCCCTGATCGCCGCGATGCTCTACGAGGGCATGGCGGACACGCCCGAGGAGGCTGCCGCCATCGGCGAGCGTGGCGATCTCGAGCTGTCGCCCTGCCACCACCACGGTGCCGTCGGCCCGATGGCCGGGGTGGTGGCTCCGTCGATGCCGATGTTCGCGATCGAGAACGGCCCGTTCGGCAACACGGCGTACTGCACCCTCAACGAGGGGCTCGGCAAGGTGCTGCGCTACGGCGCCTACTCGCCCGAGGTCATCGAACGGCTGCGTTGGATGCAGGACGTGCTCGGTCCCGCGCTGACGGCAGCCATCGGCCAGCTCGGCTCGCTCGACCTGCGCGCCATCATCACCCAGGCGCTGCAGATGGGTGACGAGCTGCACAACCGCAACCGGGCCGCGTCGGCGATGATCGTGCGCGAGGTCGTGCCGCCGCTGCTGGAGGCGGGGATCGACAACCGCGACCTCGCCGACGTGGTGCGGTTCGTCAACGGCAACGAGCACTTCTTCCTCAACCTCGGGATGCCCGCCGCGAAGGCCGCGATGGACCCGGTACGCGACATCCCCGGGTGCACCGTCGTGGTCGCGATGGCCCGCAACGGCACCGACTTCGGGGTGCAGGTGTCCGGTACCGGCGACCGGTGGTTCACCGGTCCTGCCGAGGTCCCCGACGGGTTGTTTCTCGGCGACTACACCGCCGAGGACGCCAACCCCGACATCGGCGACTCGACCATCATGGAGACCGCCGGCGTCGGTGGCTTCGCGATGGCGGCCGCGCCCGCGATCGTGCGGTTCGTCGGTGGGGAGGCGGGCGACGCGCTCGACGCGACGCGCGAGATGTACGGCATCACCCTGGGTGAGCACCCCCACTACCAGGTGCCGATCCTGGAGTTCCGGGGCACGCCGGTCGGGATCGACGTGGCCCGGATCGCCCGCACCGGGATCCTGCCGTTCGTCAACACCGGCATCGCCGGAAAGGTGGCGGGAACGGGTCAGGTCGGGGCCGGCCTGGTCTCCCCGCCGATGGACGCCTTCGTCGACGCCGTCCGTGCCCTGGCGGAGGTGGCGGAGCCCGCCGAGGTGTGA